GCCATTTTATTAACACTTCAACTCTTGGATTTTACCATTGATAAGGAAGCGTAAAGAAATAGCTAACTTTGGAGACTGTTTCCAGACATAAACCAACCGCAATCGTGAGGAAAATTTTACATCCACCTCGTTAAAGTCGATGTTCTTTAGCGGCTTcgtccgttcgttcgtttcagccaaatgacgtccactgctggacaaaggcctcccccaaggttttccacaatgaacggtcctgcgctgcccgcatccaggctcttcccgcgacctttaccagatcgtcggtccacctagtaggaggcctgcccacgctacgttttccagcccgtggtcgccactcgagaactttcctgccccaacggccatcgtctctacgagctatgtgccccgcccttTAGCGGCTTAGATAACGCAAAATTTTTAGCAACATTCTTTTGACTTCGTTATGAACTTAACAATCTATTTTTTCTACTCCATGACTCAGCAATTTATTCAATCAGAATATGTGTACTCTCTATGTAGAGTCAAGAATATTTGAAGCTACTTCTTTTTACGCAGCGTAACATCAGGATCAACATCCCTATAAAGAAAATAATCTGCGTCTagggcccggtttccaccaaaccGGAGAGGAGAGAAGATGTATTTGAATAACCAGTGAAAAGAGATGTGTcggctttggtggaaaccgggtcttCACTTTCAACCACAGACAACATCCTATTTTAAATTTGGAGCTTTAACTGGctgattttacaaaataaatctgTCCCCAGATCCGGACTGGGCGTCCTACAACCTGGGCATCTTCATCTGCATGCGTTGTGCCAGCATCCACCGGGGCATGGGCGCCCACATCAGCAAGGTCAAGCACCTCAACCTGGACCGCTGGGAAGACTCCCAGGTCCAGAGAATGAATGAGGTCGGCAACATCGCCGCCAAAAACAAATACGAGGAGCGAGTGCCGCCCTGCTACAGACGACCGACGAAGAGCGATCCACAGTGAGTCCGTATTCCTTTAAGACACGATAGGTAGTACCAAGAAGTTTTCTTGGAAAACTCGTATATGTTCCCCAAGTATTCGGGACTCAGTAGAATCTACACCCACAGATTTTCTAACTTAGGTAGGTTGGTAGCGATTGCCCGAAGCTTCGTTCGTCAGGTGTTTTTTGAGCAActgtatttacaatatttatctGAAGTTAGGTAACCTAGAGCTATTAATAAGAATAATTTCCCTCACATTAAAAGTTTGCTCAGCAGCTTGTAATCTATTTTGATTTtagtcagtaaaaagttattataaaaGCGCACATCGAATTGGATGTTGTTCATTCTCGTCGATGACAAAGTAAATTTTATAGATATCCATTAAACAATCTACTGAATGTTATcttaaaaggtaaataaaacccTTGTATTATAGGAATGTTATACAAAACTGATAAAGTAAGCGGCACACAATTAAACCATGTTTGTAGTATTTACTTACCTAAAAAGTTGTTTGTGTTAAGTACTCGACGAAAGGGCAAGTCATCAAAAACAATTACCCACCTACTTTTATGGTTCTTGGAATTACCTGTGTAACgttttaaatgtgtttttattttcgGGATTTTCCCTGAAAGCCTTTGAAGTCCTTGACGTTTATGATTTTTATCTTTATAACTGTATTGTTTTTAGCATGGGTGGAATGGGAGTTGGGACTTAACTAAAAAACAAAGCTTttccatatttttattatgtcgcggttttttaatttcaatccttttaaagtttaaagtagTCTCAGTAGGATTTTAAATTTGACGTAAGCGGTAGAGTCCGGAACACGCTCGTCAAAGTACGATTAAAATGCAATTTCTCAATATCATGTTTGGGCACCCACCAAACACGTTCCCAAATAAcaacattaaacttaaaatttatcaaaacttgaCCTAGATGGCTTATCTCTACGTGCATTCGTAGAACGACACCAACACCATACCACGAACGACTGATACAGATAGCGCGATTGAGATTTTTTGTTATGATGCTTAATAGTGGATCGATATCCGTTTTTATTACTTCCAAATCGCCGTTACGAGGTAATCTATTCTggaattttgataaaaacagcGTAATGAACCTTAGGAATTCCAATCGGGTGAATATTGATTGCAAAAacgataattaacttttaaaaaaaataaaaccgacttcaaatgcgtgaacacaaaaaaaaactaaaaattaaaaatattgcgtataaaaaagttcatccccaattttccacccttgggggtgaaatattttcttcaaattcgcatgaaaccacccttttgataatacctattcaacaaaaaaataatcgttcaaattgatttataatcggcggagatattgcgtataaaaaagttcatccccaattttccacccctgggggttgttttttctattattaaatttaaatgggaccacccttgaggtattacctatacgccgaaaaaagatttgttcaaatcggttcataattggcggagttatcgcgtaacaaacatagaaaaaaaaaaaaaaaaaaaacatacgggtcgaattgagaacctcctccttttttgaagtcggttgaaaataacaCCGTCATCGTTCTCATTACAGAGTTCTCATAGAACAGTGGATACGTGCGAAGTATGAAAGAGAGGAGTTTTGCCATCCTGAACGGCAGAGCTATCTCTCTGGCTCTATGGAAGGTTTTCTGATGAAGAGAGGGAAAGAAGATAGCAGATACCAACTCAGGAAATTTGTACTGAACGAGACCGAAGACACACTCAAGTAAGTGTCGCATGACTCACAACTTATTTATGTAGGGATTAGGGTGGTATTTCGATTTTCGATTATTTTGCCTACCTTGATCACGGtcaattagtatttttattgcCATCATATATGATCTAGAAggtaattgttatttattttagcttACATCCTTCTTTCGTTATTTCAATACTCGAATGCTTCTTCTAGCTTTATTATGATCAACACACTAGACTTATTAGTATAATTAACTTAGTTATCAGGTCAATATTACCAATACTAGATTTCTTTTGTTAAATACACTCATTTGTTTTGTAAATTATGAATTTATGACTCTACTTGCAATGCCTCAATTTACGTCATTACCACACAattaattatgataatttgCATTGATAATTGTTAGAAAATAGTTTGTTGTAATAGAATAAATAACAGGCGCATAACTGCATAACTATGACGTCATCAAGACATAGTTTGTTGAAGTTCAATTTTATTTCCCTGCATTATAATGTTTGCTCTATTCGCCCTGTTTATTTGGTAATTAATTCCattattacttttgtttttttgtaaaataatataggtacttacatactTTAAAATTCAGTATTTTTAAAAGGGCTTTAGAGGAGACAATATTTTAGGAAATATCTTAATAGTAAACTTTTCTCAAGCTGCTTCCAAATTCATAGCAACGCTTAAATAACTAACATGATTGTTCATACAATATAACACGTGAATGCTTTAAATGTCTCTATGTGCTATTTCTCAAATCAGCTGTCCATAACTCATCCAGTACATTCATTGCGCATTTGAAATTGTACTTAAATGATTAGAAACCATGAAACGGTctctgaaataaaatattcactttAAACATTAGGCGTATGTTTCCTTcataaatacaatttatgacACGTAGGAAATACACCTTGGCATTACTTGTATAACAAACAACTCATGATGACTATAAAAGAATATTGCCAATTGTGTAAAACACGCGTTTAAGGTTTTAATTAACGTAGCTACAAGATATAAAGTCGTAGTATAAAAACGTTTTGAAAAGAACTATATACTTATTGATATAAAAACAACTCTATCTAAATCAGTGGCTGATGAAATCGCCGGGAAAAGTCAATTGTAGTAACGTAGAGTCTTGATAAGCGCGAATTTCGTGATACGTGTGCGATAACGTGATAAATTCGGATTCGTGACAAGTGGGTAAACTTATGACGTAGACTTAAAAGTTCCACACCTCTTCTTGCGCGTACGTCAAGCGGCTTAAGCAAATATTGTCGtatcatacctacctatctacaaCGACCACGTAACGAAAATTTGCCGACGGTGACTTGTACTTGTTTTCGCAAATCCGTTCTAATTTCCACAATTACTCTTatactgtatttttttattacgcaATACCTGCGGAATGTTGCAaaatgaaaacaatattttgttgcatattccgtgtttaaaaataactaatctATTTACTTTACATTTCATCAGCATTATTTACTCTTCGTCACTTGTTTTGAAAGTACACATCGGAAAGAGACATTTAAAAACAACATACAAAATAGTTGTTGGATTGTGTTTAGTTACTTAATTGGTGTTAGGAGTAGGCATTCCGAGTTGTTACTGTGTGTTTatcatcataataaaattacacaGTTGTACAAAACAGGAAAACCGATCAGACCTTACCTACACTGACGTAATCCGCATCTAATTATAAACAAATATTGACTTGGATGTCCCGTTTAGATGCATCGAGGTCTACACCCTTCGTATGAACCTCTGCAATGCGGATGCATTGACGTATTTAAGAATGTTCTTTGTAAGTTAATTAAGCAATTTTGATTGAAGGTACATTGAATTAACTGTAAGCATGATCAAATCGCATTTCTGTGCTTCGCCTAAACATATCCGGACTGGTTCTTAGGTATCACCAAGCTTCCGACGGCTGCGGCCGTGCCGCGAGTTGTCTCGATCGGTTATTCGATCGTCTCCGTGTCAAAAACATTGGTCGATGGAGGTAAGAAAGACATTCGAATGATCCACGTGACGATTACCTCGGTGACGTCACGACTTACGGAAACACGGCGAAAAATTGCGAGTAATTTAACCCTTTTTGTACTTAATTAATCATGCCACATTATCATCGCACCTCATTGCATTGTCCTGCTTTTGTCAACTAATATGAATGTTTCAGGATATATTtggagtaggtatttatatgaTGGTGATTGTTTTTCCTTATTTAGGGGGAAAGTGCTCCATAAAATGTCTATCGAATTGAACCACACGCAAGTCTGTCCTTTTAATCTTTACAGCTTTGCTACGCTGTAGAGAAGACGATCTGCGTAGATTATGAGAAATTCAtgtaataatatattaatatgTTTTTCCGTTATCTCCAGGTACCACGTTCGTGAAAACAAAGAACCAAAGGGCATCCTGAAGCTTTCGGAACTGAATGTCTGCTTTGCGCCGTCGAAGATAGGTCACATGAACTCTATGCAGCTCACGTTTATGAAGGATGGCTCCACACGACACATCTATGTGTACCATGAGGAACCAGAAGTTATTAACAATTGGTAATTGCATTAATACCTTAATAACGTTTCAGCACCTAAGGCGATAAGATTTAAAGTATCGTACGTTTACCCTTCGTCAGATGGCCAGATAGAAACTGGAGTTTGTTTAAGGCGGTTTTCAGAAAAAAGTACCCTATACTCGTAGTTTGATTCACGTTTCTAGTGAATCATCGGTTTCATAAAATTAAGGTTGTATTTGAGCTGACAATAATATCTCTACGGTTTCGACCTTTGACAGTAAAGTCAATCGTCGATAGTTCGATTCCCGTCGACCGCTGTTACATTGTGGTGAACCTACTCTTAGCTAGATAGTTTAATGAAAATGTTACTTGTGCACTACAAATTACTCTTTAGCAGAAGGCTCATAAAGTTCAAAGTACTATGACAACTTTGGCATTAGTAATACTAACCCTCAATCATCTTTCAGGTACACAGCGATCCGCTGCGCCCAACTGCACCTCCTCCAAGTGGCGTTTCCTTCAACCCCCCAATCGGACCTGGTCCTCCGCCTACCGAAAGACTTCGCACGCGAGGGCTGGCTTTGGAAGACAGGACCCAAACTCACAGACGCTCACAGGAGAAGGTGGTTCACACTCGACAACAGAAAGCTGATGTACCACGATGAGCCATTGGACGCGTATCCGAAAGGAGAAATATTTGTCGGTAAGATTATTTTGCATTGAAATATTGTCTTGCCCATGTTTTTCGGATGCCGTTTTGGAGATTCCAATGTTgtgttataataagtatatgttaggtaggttaggttaggttaggtttactGGCTTTTTAAGGTGAACTATCTGATAAAATATCGAAAAGCATAACAAAAACGTGATGATTAGGAGGGAAGGATAATTGAAATTCGACATTTTTATGAGTTACTTCATGGAATTGTGGATAGTGTTCCATCTGCCCCACTAAACCAACTTTTATGTGCATAGAAAATGCATAAAAACGattactaaataaaattagCTTTAAAGACGACTAAGATCGTCAcctgatattttcaataataaaatactcCCGCAGACTTGAAGATGATGCTATATTAAGCATTGGCATGTCCGGACAGTATTTTTGCTTTACGCGAGTGATTCAACATACCTTTTATACCTAAATTCGCCAGGAAAGCTTGATAAGTAAACTTATTTTAGAAATTATCCCCCTTATTTCGAGTTCCAGGAGATTATGAAAGCACTCACCTAATATTGCGGTTAGTGCGCTAACTGCGtcattaacatttatttttactcaAGTAGGTGACAGATAATTATAACCCATTGTAATTAGAATTATTATAaatagaatttaataattattcttAATTTCATTATAAAACAGAGCAATCAGAATTACTATagtcaatttaattattttatcctTACCTAACCGGAAACAAACTGAAACGAATTTCTtcgtgtatttaattttattgtagtggtgtttattttatttatttatttaaaaactttattgcacacacaaaaaAGCAatacaaaaggcgaacttaatgccttaTTCTTACCAACCAATACCTAAAGAACGTTAGAATTACaaggaaagaaataaaaataaaaatatttttttttgttccagGCCATGAATCAAACGGTTACTGCATCAAAGTGTCGAAC
The DNA window shown above is from Ostrinia nubilalis chromosome 13, ilOstNubi1.1, whole genome shotgun sequence and carries:
- the LOC135077435 gene encoding arf-GAP with dual PH domain-containing protein 1-like isoform X2 gives rise to the protein MVDHNERLLQELQRRSGNNVCADCGTDDPDWASYNLGIFICMRCASIHRGMGAHISKVKHLNLDRWEDSQVQRMNEVGNIAAKNKYEERVPPCYRRPTKSDPQVLIEQWIRAKYEREEFCHPERQSYLSGSMEGFLMKRGKEDSRYQLRKFVLNETEDTLKYHVRENKEPKGILKLSELNVCFAPSKIGHMNSMQLTFMKDGSTRHIYVYHEEPEVINNWYTAIRCAQLHLLQVAFPSTPQSDLVLRLPKDFAREGWLWKTGPKLTDAHRRRWFTLDNRKLMYHDEPLDAYPKGEIFVGHESNGYCIKVSNTGNGCKEARFPFHLVTPDRTYCLAATTHEDRAGWLAVIQQTIKRPLTPQDSNIEAILVRKRTTSNSINIFSGR
- the LOC135077435 gene encoding arf-GAP with dual PH domain-containing protein 1-like isoform X1 translates to MVDHNERLLQELQRRSGNNVCADCGTDDPDWASYNLGIFICMRCASIHRGMGAHISKVKHLNLDRWEDSQVQRMNEVGNIAAKNKYEERVPPCYRRPTKSDPQVLIEQWIRAKYEREEFCHPERQSYLSGSMEGFLMKRGKEDSRYQLRKFVLNETEDTLKYHQASDGCGRAASCLDRLFDRLRVKNIGRWRYHVRENKEPKGILKLSELNVCFAPSKIGHMNSMQLTFMKDGSTRHIYVYHEEPEVINNWYTAIRCAQLHLLQVAFPSTPQSDLVLRLPKDFAREGWLWKTGPKLTDAHRRRWFTLDNRKLMYHDEPLDAYPKGEIFVGHESNGYCIKVSNTGNGCKEARFPFHLVTPDRTYCLAATTHEDRAGWLAVIQQTIKRPLTPQDSNIEAILVRKRTTSNSINIFSGR